A window from Kribbella jejuensis encodes these proteins:
- a CDS encoding SigE family RNA polymerase sigma factor, producing the protein MSDRDAAFEAYFAARSDAMRGTAYLLCGDWHRAEDLVQQTFTKIYLAWRRIHRHEVMDSYTRQTLVRTFLSERRRGWFRHESVGSPDADRPAPSSGHADERLLLLDALAKVPPRQRAVLVLRYWEDQSVEQTAALLDCSAGTVKSQAARGLTTLRGLLDEEKVR; encoded by the coding sequence ATGAGTGACCGGGACGCCGCGTTCGAGGCGTACTTCGCCGCACGTTCGGACGCCATGCGGGGGACGGCGTACCTGCTGTGCGGTGACTGGCATCGGGCCGAGGACCTGGTTCAGCAGACGTTCACGAAGATCTACCTGGCGTGGCGGCGGATTCATCGGCACGAGGTGATGGACAGCTACACCCGGCAGACGCTCGTCCGAACGTTCCTGTCCGAGCGGCGGCGGGGATGGTTCCGGCACGAGTCCGTCGGGTCGCCCGACGCGGACCGGCCGGCACCGTCGTCCGGCCACGCCGACGAGCGGCTGCTGTTGCTGGACGCGCTCGCCAAGGTGCCGCCGAGGCAACGGGCGGTGCTGGTCCTGCGGTACTGGGAGGACCAGTCCGTCGAGCAGACCGCCGCGCTGCTCGATTGCTCGGCAGGAACTGTCAAGAGCCAGGCCGCGCGCGGGCTGACGACACTGCGCGGCCTGCTTGATGAGGAGAAGGTTCGATGA
- a CDS encoding AAA family ATPase, giving the protein MTLTRLFGREGVLHELQRYLDEVDSRGVSIGLTGEPGVGKSALQARIATYAETAGFTVLRARGIQSESQLPYAVLHQVLAPILPRVSGMPAPQRQSLLAGFGLVEAPEVNPFFTSLAVLDLLVEAAAEIPVLVCLDDLQWMDRASVDTLAFVARRIAAERVILLSTSRSESQLLGDDRTTTWTRVAGLAAEDSQALLRYHAPDLTSAHRDRIVAQSGGNPLALLEFASTPDTGTDEELPMTARLERAFTARADELDPVGRAVVDVAALDDGDELEPVLAAAAIVAGTAVDRDAVWRVLEFGLLTQSGSEYAIAHPLIGSALRRAMTPDRRRQVHAALATILSGVPDRAVWHRAGSVSGRDEAVAAELEEAAAEAQRRGAFATALARLERAAALSPDPLDEAGRLISAAELGYELGGFAQVEQVTSRVARTTLRPRDRSRLTRLTGVFHDGATSEPTEIRHLVQLARRASGDGDADLAMQLLFGAARRVWWRDPGDLVRRDIVSATHDVSVPSGDPRVLAVLGLADSLELNGAVIEQLDRTPPDDGGRADVAALLGIAAFCGGDFLRADSLLSTAVNDLRADGRLSLLAEALAIRSWAEINLGVFDVARSADEGIRLADETGQRVWAGTARIAAAFIGAVGGHWSAPPALLLQAEQIALQLPNASSSLLAGAQLARGIGELAADRPSQAYAELHRVFVPTDSAYQRVQQAWTISYLAEAATRSGVRDEATGVVDSVVARAKGSPAIGTTIALEYCRAVLADDAVADELFGKALSGAARPFPWHQARLQLAYGSWLRRRRRVTESRDPLRAARTAFDALGAKPWAARADQELRATGERGWHPTSSGREQLSPQEAQIAELAAQGLSNREIGQRLFLSHRTVGSHLYRLFPKLGVTSRQQLAAVLTDRLKDVQSSD; this is encoded by the coding sequence ATGACGCTGACCAGGCTCTTCGGTCGCGAGGGGGTTCTGCACGAACTGCAGCGCTATCTCGACGAGGTGGACAGCCGCGGCGTCTCGATCGGGCTCACCGGTGAGCCGGGCGTCGGCAAGAGCGCCCTGCAGGCGCGGATCGCGACGTACGCCGAGACCGCCGGCTTCACCGTACTGCGCGCCCGTGGCATCCAGTCGGAGTCCCAACTGCCGTACGCCGTACTGCACCAAGTGCTCGCGCCGATCCTGCCGCGCGTGTCCGGGATGCCTGCGCCGCAACGTCAGTCTCTGCTGGCCGGTTTCGGACTGGTCGAGGCGCCCGAGGTCAACCCGTTCTTCACCTCGCTGGCGGTGCTGGACCTCCTCGTCGAGGCGGCCGCGGAGATCCCTGTCCTGGTCTGCCTCGACGACCTGCAGTGGATGGACCGCGCCTCGGTCGACACGCTGGCGTTCGTGGCGCGGCGGATCGCCGCGGAGCGGGTGATTCTGCTCAGTACCTCACGGTCGGAGTCGCAGCTGCTCGGCGACGACCGGACGACCACCTGGACCCGCGTCGCTGGGCTGGCGGCGGAGGACTCGCAGGCGCTGCTGCGGTACCACGCACCCGACCTGACCTCGGCGCACCGCGACCGCATCGTCGCGCAGTCCGGCGGCAATCCGCTCGCGCTCCTCGAGTTCGCGAGTACGCCGGACACCGGCACGGACGAGGAACTGCCGATGACCGCGCGGCTGGAGCGGGCGTTCACCGCGCGCGCCGACGAGCTGGATCCGGTCGGCCGCGCGGTGGTCGACGTGGCGGCGCTCGACGACGGCGACGAACTGGAACCGGTTCTCGCCGCCGCAGCGATCGTCGCGGGCACCGCAGTCGACCGGGACGCTGTCTGGCGGGTGCTCGAATTCGGCCTGCTCACGCAGTCGGGTTCGGAGTACGCGATCGCCCACCCGCTGATCGGCTCGGCCCTTCGGCGGGCGATGACGCCGGACCGGCGACGGCAGGTGCACGCCGCGCTGGCGACGATCCTGTCCGGCGTACCGGACCGAGCTGTCTGGCATCGGGCCGGTTCGGTGTCCGGGCGCGACGAAGCCGTCGCCGCGGAGCTCGAGGAAGCGGCGGCCGAGGCGCAGCGCCGAGGCGCGTTCGCGACGGCGCTGGCGAGGCTCGAACGAGCGGCCGCGCTGAGTCCCGACCCGCTGGACGAGGCCGGGCGGCTGATCAGCGCCGCTGAACTGGGGTACGAGCTCGGCGGGTTCGCCCAGGTCGAGCAGGTGACCTCCCGGGTCGCCCGGACGACCCTGCGCCCGCGGGACCGGTCACGACTGACCAGGTTGACCGGCGTCTTCCATGACGGTGCCACGAGTGAACCGACCGAGATCCGCCATCTGGTGCAGCTGGCGCGGCGCGCTTCCGGCGACGGTGACGCGGACCTTGCCATGCAGCTGCTGTTCGGAGCCGCGCGCCGGGTGTGGTGGCGCGATCCCGGTGACCTGGTCCGGCGGGACATCGTCAGCGCGACGCACGACGTTTCGGTGCCGTCGGGCGATCCACGCGTGCTCGCCGTACTCGGACTCGCCGACTCGCTCGAGCTGAACGGGGCGGTCATCGAGCAGCTCGACCGGACACCGCCGGACGACGGCGGACGGGCGGACGTCGCGGCGCTGCTCGGCATCGCGGCGTTCTGCGGCGGCGACTTCCTGCGGGCCGACTCCCTGCTGTCGACCGCCGTCAACGACCTGCGCGCCGACGGGCGGTTGAGCCTGCTCGCCGAGGCCCTCGCGATCCGCTCGTGGGCGGAGATCAACCTCGGCGTCTTCGACGTGGCCCGGTCCGCCGACGAGGGGATCCGGCTCGCGGACGAAACCGGCCAGCGGGTCTGGGCCGGTACGGCGCGAATCGCGGCGGCCTTCATCGGCGCCGTCGGCGGGCACTGGAGTGCGCCGCCCGCGCTCCTCCTGCAGGCCGAACAGATCGCACTCCAACTGCCGAACGCGAGCTCGTCGCTGTTGGCCGGAGCGCAGCTCGCCCGCGGCATCGGGGAACTCGCCGCGGATCGGCCCAGCCAGGCGTACGCCGAACTGCATCGGGTGTTCGTACCCACCGACTCGGCCTACCAGCGGGTGCAGCAGGCCTGGACGATCAGCTACCTCGCCGAGGCCGCCACCCGCAGCGGCGTACGTGACGAGGCCACAGGTGTCGTCGACTCGGTCGTGGCACGGGCCAAGGGCTCGCCCGCGATCGGCACCACGATCGCGCTGGAGTACTGCCGAGCCGTGCTGGCCGACGATGCAGTCGCCGATGAGCTGTTCGGTAAGGCGCTCTCCGGCGCGGCGCGCCCGTTCCCGTGGCACCAGGCTCGGCTCCAGCTCGCGTACGGCAGCTGGTTGCGCCGCCGGCGACGCGTCACCGAGTCCCGCGACCCGCTGCGGGCCGCCCGCACCGCGTTCGACGCGCTCGGCGCCAAGCCGTGGGCCGCGCGCGCCGACCAGGAACTGCGAGCGACCGGTGAGCGCGGCTGGCACCCCACGTCCAGTGGGCGCGAGCAGCTGTCCCCGCAGGAGGCACAGATTGCCGAACTGGCTGCTCAGGGCCTGTCCAACCGCGAGATCGGCCAGCGGCTCTTCCTGTCCCACCGCACGGTCGGCTCGCACCTGTACCGGCTGTTCCCGAAGCTCGGAGTGACCAGCCGCCAGCAGTTGGCCGCCGTACTGACCGATCGGCTCAAGGACGTGCAGTCATCCGACTGA
- a CDS encoding nuclear transport factor 2 family protein, whose translation MSKAEIDRLTAEFFGAFDNRDGKVADVDRIRRVMLPEGVIVCTAPQYAVYSVENFIEPRRALLSDGRLTEFSEWEVSERTQVDGDLAVRFSEYAKSGVREGRPFEGTGAKTLQFVRSPEGWRISAVAWYDHP comes from the coding sequence GTGAGTAAAGCCGAGATCGATCGACTGACCGCCGAGTTCTTCGGAGCCTTCGACAACCGCGACGGGAAGGTTGCCGACGTCGACCGGATCCGGCGAGTGATGCTCCCCGAGGGCGTCATCGTTTGCACGGCACCGCAGTACGCCGTCTACAGCGTGGAGAACTTCATCGAGCCACGCAGGGCGCTGCTCTCCGACGGACGCCTCACGGAGTTCTCCGAATGGGAGGTCTCCGAGCGGACCCAGGTGGACGGTGACCTGGCAGTGCGCTTCAGCGAATACGCCAAGTCAGGCGTCCGGGAGGGCCGGCCCTTCGAGGGCACGGGCGCCAAGACGCTGCAATTCGTCCGCTCGCCCGAAGGTTGGCGAATCTCGGCCGTTGCTTGGTACGACCACCCCTAA
- a CDS encoding dienelactone hydrolase family protein, protein MDIVLFHSMWGLRAVEVAAAERLRALGHQVSLPDLFGGRTAVPEIEAGFALMADIGWPTITGRAYDALSRVPDDAVLIGFSMGVGVIGEVWPNRLGAAAVVCLHAPAPVPPGVRPGTPVQLHYAAGDRFVPPDQVEAFRRTAEEAGAVAVIREYADAGHYFTDESHPDYSPAASTSAWRDVLTMLH, encoded by the coding sequence ATGGACATCGTGCTGTTCCATTCGATGTGGGGGCTGCGGGCGGTTGAGGTGGCGGCGGCGGAGCGGTTGCGGGCCCTCGGGCATCAGGTCTCTCTGCCCGATCTGTTCGGTGGCCGGACCGCGGTGCCCGAGATCGAGGCGGGGTTCGCGTTGATGGCCGATATCGGCTGGCCGACGATCACCGGACGGGCGTACGACGCGTTGTCGCGGGTGCCGGACGACGCCGTGCTGATCGGCTTCTCGATGGGCGTCGGCGTGATCGGCGAGGTGTGGCCGAATCGTCTGGGCGCGGCGGCGGTCGTATGCCTGCACGCTCCGGCCCCGGTTCCACCCGGCGTACGTCCCGGAACGCCGGTCCAGCTGCACTACGCGGCCGGCGACCGTTTCGTCCCACCGGACCAAGTCGAAGCGTTCCGTCGTACCGCGGAGGAGGCGGGCGCGGTCGCCGTGATCCGCGAGTACGCCGACGCGGGCCACTACTTCACCGACGAGTCCCACCCCGACTACTCCCCCGCCGCGTCAACCAGCGCCTGGCGGGACGTCCTCACCATGCTCCACTGA